One region of Pseudoalteromonas piscicida genomic DNA includes:
- a CDS encoding carbohydrate kinase family protein produces MQLTCFGEMLIDLLPTGDGSLKPIAGGAPANVAVGFAKLGGSTRFVGGFAEDPFSLQLKSTLAVYDVGTEYCITISGTQTALAIVHLDAQGERSFSFYRDNTADIAIRPKDFIHLQWPEHGIFHFCSNTLTDAEVASTTVTLLKSAAAHNQLISFDVNLRLNLWHDLSCLSERVEACYPYVDILKVSREELKYLAEEKDMREASYLDWLLSVGVQAVISSDGPNPCSVLTTKDFYSVASPTIDAVDTTGAGDSLMAGFLFQLSQHGISKDTLVQNFSTLKKALSFAVKCGAFTCEYKGVMPFMPTLAGVSDRFSSFDPEALLG; encoded by the coding sequence ATGCAATTAACGTGTTTTGGCGAGATGCTTATCGATTTGTTACCTACGGGAGACGGAAGCCTTAAGCCTATTGCAGGCGGAGCTCCTGCGAATGTTGCTGTAGGCTTTGCTAAACTTGGCGGTAGTACTAGATTTGTGGGAGGCTTTGCTGAAGACCCATTTTCGCTGCAATTAAAATCAACCTTGGCGGTATATGATGTAGGGACTGAATATTGCATCACTATAAGTGGAACCCAAACGGCTTTAGCCATCGTCCACCTAGACGCTCAAGGTGAACGAAGTTTTTCGTTTTATCGTGACAATACCGCAGATATCGCAATCCGCCCAAAAGACTTTATTCATTTGCAATGGCCCGAGCACGGAATATTTCATTTCTGCTCAAACACACTTACCGATGCTGAAGTTGCAAGTACCACCGTGACATTACTAAAGTCCGCTGCGGCCCATAATCAATTGATTTCATTCGATGTCAACCTACGGTTGAATCTATGGCATGACTTGTCTTGCCTATCCGAGCGTGTAGAAGCCTGTTACCCCTATGTCGACATATTGAAAGTGAGTAGAGAAGAGTTGAAATATCTCGCTGAAGAAAAGGACATGAGAGAGGCAAGCTATTTAGATTGGTTACTTAGTGTCGGCGTACAAGCTGTGATCTCAAGCGATGGACCAAACCCTTGCAGCGTATTAACAACTAAAGACTTTTATTCCGTCGCTTCACCCACTATTGATGCAGTTGATACAACAGGTGCTGGGGATAGCTTAATGGCAGGGTTTCTATTTCAACTCAGTCAACATGGGATCTCAAAAGATACGTTAGTGCAAAACTTCTCAACCCTAAAAAAGGCACTGAGCTTTGCCGTGAAATGCGGTGCGTTTACCTGTGAGTACAAAGGAGTTATGCCCTTTATGCCAACGCTTGCAGGTGTGTCTGACCGATTTTCTTCCTTCGACCCTGAGGCTTTGTTGGGTTAA
- a CDS encoding bile acid:sodium symporter family protein: MSKIVQLFPFWAMLCSAVAYTIPSLFSAFKGSIIPLLMLIMLTMGLTLTTKDFLRVLDNKKAICISVLLQFTVMPSVAYLIATTMSLETDLLIGMILVGTVAGGTASNVLCYLAKGDVALSISMTAISTLLGVFLTPLLTTLMIGQVVDIQFSDMLISLLKIVLLPVAVGVAFNTLLAKPLAHSVIKTTPILPLLSMLSIVFIIAVIVALNQPKLESIGLVMLVAVILHNTAGLLLGYFIPKQLGFDEKVCRTMAFEVGMQNSGLAVALAMKFFTPAAAVAGTLFSIWHNVSGSILAGIWRRSATSSSDNNKA; encoded by the coding sequence ATGAGTAAAATAGTACAACTTTTTCCATTTTGGGCCATGTTGTGCTCCGCTGTTGCCTATACCATTCCAAGTCTATTTAGCGCGTTTAAAGGCAGTATTATTCCGTTATTAATGTTGATCATGCTGACAATGGGTTTAACCCTGACTACAAAAGATTTTTTACGCGTGCTCGACAACAAAAAAGCCATTTGCATTAGCGTGCTGCTTCAATTTACTGTGATGCCGAGTGTTGCTTACTTGATTGCAACCACAATGAGCTTAGAAACCGACCTATTAATTGGTATGATTTTAGTGGGCACGGTTGCTGGCGGCACGGCAAGTAACGTTTTGTGTTATCTCGCCAAAGGAGATGTCGCGTTATCGATTTCTATGACCGCGATTAGTACTTTACTCGGCGTGTTCTTAACGCCACTACTAACCACATTGATGATAGGCCAGGTGGTTGATATTCAGTTTTCTGATATGTTGATCAGCCTGCTAAAGATTGTGCTACTTCCTGTGGCTGTGGGCGTTGCTTTCAATACCTTGCTTGCCAAACCACTGGCGCATTCTGTTATCAAAACAACTCCGATACTACCTTTACTTTCAATGCTTTCAATCGTTTTTATCATTGCGGTGATCGTTGCTCTTAATCAACCTAAACTTGAAAGCATCGGGCTCGTTATGCTGGTTGCAGTGATCCTGCACAATACCGCAGGGCTACTTTTAGGCTATTTCATTCCAAAACAGCTCGGTTTTGACGAAAAAGTATGTCGCACCATGGCCTTTGAGGTGGGCATGCAAAACTCGGGGCTTGCTGTTGCGCTTGCCATGAAGTTTTTTACTCCTGCGGCGGCCGTAGCAGGTACCCTATTTTCTATTTGGCATAATGTCAGTGGCTCGATATTAGCAGGAATATGGCGACGAAGCGCCACCAGCTCATCTGATAACAATAAAGCCTAA
- a CDS encoding DMT family transporter, producing MQLLWIVTLLWAFSFSLIGVYLAGQVDAWFSALSRTLLAAIVFMPFLKLSSVNKELIIKLMAIGAVQIGLMYGFYYHSFLYLNVPEVLLFTVMTPIYITALNDLLNRSFNATFLLSALIAIAGAITIRFTELTSDYLFGLLLVQGANLCFAIGQVSYKRLSNHYQLVHHQNFGFFFIGASLVLAIGFMLFGNPQQLPSTNLQWGILIYLGLIASGVGYYVWNLGLTRVSVGELAVMNNVLIPAGIIVNLLIWNRDADLVRLGIGSTIIFAALLYSKLGTKGEK from the coding sequence ATGCAATTACTTTGGATTGTTACCTTACTTTGGGCCTTCTCGTTCTCTTTGATTGGTGTCTATTTGGCAGGTCAGGTTGATGCTTGGTTTAGCGCTTTATCCCGAACTTTGCTTGCGGCAATTGTGTTTATGCCATTTTTGAAATTGAGTTCGGTGAATAAAGAATTGATAATCAAGCTGATGGCAATCGGTGCCGTGCAGATCGGTCTAATGTATGGCTTTTACTATCATTCTTTTTTATACCTAAACGTACCTGAAGTGTTGCTATTCACTGTGATGACACCCATCTATATTACTGCACTTAATGACTTACTAAACCGCTCGTTCAATGCCACCTTCTTGCTGTCTGCGCTCATAGCTATTGCTGGCGCAATCACCATTAGATTTACTGAGCTTACTAGCGACTACCTTTTTGGTTTGCTACTAGTGCAAGGCGCAAACCTTTGCTTTGCGATAGGCCAAGTAAGTTACAAACGTTTAAGTAACCATTACCAGCTGGTACACCACCAAAACTTCGGCTTTTTCTTTATTGGCGCCTCCCTAGTGCTCGCCATTGGGTTTATGTTATTCGGCAATCCCCAGCAGCTCCCAAGTACTAATCTACAATGGGGAATACTGATTTATTTAGGCTTAATTGCTTCAGGCGTCGGATATTATGTCTGGAACTTAGGACTGACCCGCGTCTCGGTAGGTGAACTCGCGGTAATGAATAATGTACTGATCCCGGCAGGGATCATTGTCAATTTGCTGATTTGGAACCGCGATGCTGACCTCGTTCGTCTTGGGATTGGCAGTACCATTATTTTTGCGGCTCTTCTGTACAGCAAACTCGGAACTAAGGGCGAAAAATGA